A part of Desulfobacter sp. genomic DNA contains:
- a CDS encoding sigma-54-dependent Fis family transcriptional regulator, producing MSLASTVRTGECPARGTEKNADGFDRTGIAGVSNALANVLDTARKVAKSDSSVLITGESGTGKELIARAIHKNSARRNGPMVIINCGAIPGELLESELFGHEKGAFTGAHRSRTGRFEIADQGTIFLDEIGDMSPELQVKLLRALQERQFERVGGSQTIEVDIRVISATNKDLPAAIETGTFREDLYYRLNVIPIRIMPLRERTEDIMPLVDHFQEVLVRRSADYRPKEFTAEARDMLMRYEWPGNIRELENLVERISVLVEEDLVPAHDLPTCMSGATPGQGSPSVVSVFKNGVGFSEAVELYQRALIAHALNETGWVKARAAEMLKMNRTTLVEKIKKLNIEPEDEMPVF from the coding sequence ATGAGCCTTGCTTCGACGGTCCGAACCGGTGAGTGCCCTGCCAGGGGAACGGAAAAAAATGCTGACGGCTTTGACCGCACAGGCATTGCCGGTGTCAGCAACGCATTGGCCAATGTGCTGGATACGGCCCGCAAGGTAGCCAAGTCGGATTCCTCTGTGCTGATCACCGGTGAAAGCGGCACGGGCAAGGAGTTGATCGCCCGGGCCATCCATAAGAATTCCGCCAGAAGAAACGGCCCCATGGTGATCATAAACTGCGGGGCCATCCCCGGAGAACTCCTTGAAAGCGAATTGTTCGGCCACGAAAAAGGGGCTTTTACCGGGGCGCACCGGTCAAGGACAGGCCGGTTTGAAATCGCCGACCAGGGTACTATTTTTCTGGACGAAATCGGGGATATGAGTCCGGAGCTCCAGGTTAAACTGCTGCGGGCCCTTCAGGAGCGGCAGTTTGAGCGGGTAGGGGGCAGCCAGACCATTGAGGTGGATATCCGGGTGATTTCCGCCACCAATAAAGACCTTCCTGCGGCCATTGAAACCGGTACCTTCCGGGAAGACCTCTATTACCGTCTCAACGTGATTCCCATCCGTATTATGCCCCTGAGGGAGCGGACCGAGGATATCATGCCCCTTGTTGACCATTTTCAGGAGGTGCTGGTCCGGCGCTCTGCCGATTACCGCCCAAAAGAATTCACGGCTGAGGCCCGGGACATGCTGATGCGGTATGAATGGCCGGGCAACATCCGGGAACTTGAAAATCTGGTGGAGCGGATCTCCGTTCTGGTGGAAGAGGATCTTGTACCGGCCCATGACCTTCCCACCTGCATGTCCGGCGCCACGCCCGGTCAGGGCTCTCCTTCAGTGGTCTCGGTGTTCAAGAACGGTGTTGGGTTTTCGGAGGCAGTGGAGCTTTACCAGAGGGCCCTGATTGCCCATGCCCTCAACGAAACCGGCTGGGTGAAAGCCCGGGCGGCCGAGATGCTGAAAATGAACCGCACCACCCTGGTGGAGAAAATCAAAAAGCTGAACATTGAGCCTGAAGACGAAATGCCGGTTTTTTGA